The genomic interval GGTGGCGGCCACGGAGTCGAAGCCCCGGATCATGGGCCTCATCTACGACGGGAGCTCGCGGGTGGTGCGCTTCCCTGTGTTCATCCACTCGGCGGCGGTGCTGGCCCGCGCGCGCGGCGGTGTTCCCAACTTCACCTTCGCCTCCACGCCGCACTCGCCCTTGAAGTATCGAGGCGAGATGCCGCCTACGTTCCCCTCCGAGTGGCGTCCCCAGGACGTCGACTTGGACACGCAGGGCGCGTGGTACGACGACTTCATCGTGCGCGGCGCCCACCCATCCCAGGTGTTCGGCGCGCGACTCCAGTCGGAGCTGGTGGTGGTGGGCCAGTCGGGCCGCAGCTGGCTCGTGCGCAGGAGATGAGGCGCGGCCCGGGGAGTGTGGGCCAGTCGTCGGGTGTCCCGCATGGACCATGCCCCGCGTGACACGGCACGCGGTACAAGGCCCCCATGAAATCCTCCGCCTCGGACCCTCGCTCCCTGCTGGACGCGCTGCGCGCTGGCAGCCCCCTGCCCGACTTTCCCGCCAGCGCCGTGGAGTCCGCCCGGGCGCTCGCGAGCGCGACAGACTCCGCCGCCCCGGCGGCCGTCGAGGCCCTCCCGGAGCCCCTCGCCGCGGCCCTCCTCGAGGCCTCCGTCCTGGATGGACACCCCGCGCTCGCGGAGGCCCTCTCGAACTCCACCCTGAAGCCCCTGGCCAAGCTCGCCAAGAAGGCCCTCTACCGGCTGCGCTCCCGCGGTATCGCGGTCGCCGAGCCCTCGCGGCCCACCGCGCCGGAAGCGGCCCGTCCCGCCATCACCGCGCCCGAGGAGCTCCCCGCGCTCGCCAGCACGGTGACGGCGCGCGGACAGCGGGCCCTGGTGCTCGGCCGCGCCGTGCGGGGCGGTGGCATCGAGGTGGTGCAGGCCCTCCTCTCCGATGACCAGGGCGTCATCCAGCTCCAGTTGGACGAGAAGAGCCGGGGCACATGGCGCCGCATCCTCAAGGAGGGCCTGGAGCAAGGCGGCACGGTGGAGCTGCCCCTGCCCGAAGCGGTGGCGCTGCTCGCCGAGGCCGCGGGCCTCAACCTGCGCACCCACACGCCCTTCCCCGAAGGGCTCGACGTGGCCCTGCGCCACTTCGGCGCCCAGCCCCAAGCCGAGCCCACCACCCTCCCCCCTCCCGAGCCGGAGGACGTGCGCCGGGTGATGGAGGGGGACCTGCTGCACACCACCCCGGAGATGGCGACCTGGCTTCCGCCGGAGCCGGTGGTGAAGCGCCTCCTGGCCAAACTGGACGAGGTGGTCGTCAGTCCCCTGGCGCTGAGCGACACGCAGCGCCAGGAGCAGCTCCAGTCCGCGGTGCGCGCGGTGACCCAGGAGTTCTTCACGCCCGACATGAGCCAGCGGTACGCGCTGCGGCTGTGGAGGATGGCGGACTACTTCGAGCGCAGCGCCCGTCCGAAGGAGGCCGAGGTCGCCCGGGGCGAGGCCCGCCGGCTCTTCCACGGCGCCCAGCAGCCCTACTCCCGCTTCGCCGAGCACCTCTTCGAGAAGGTGCTCGGCCTCGTGGCGGCGGCCGGAGCCCGGGCCGAGGTCCAGGCTCAACGGGCCTCGGGCGCCAGGTCCTCCGGCGCCCCCGAGCCCACCGCCCCCGCCGAGGCCACTCCCGCCCCGGAGCGGCGCAGCCCCGGCGGGCTCATCCTCCCCTGACCCCAAGGGGAGGAGACGTCCGCCTCACCCCGGCGAGACACGCGCGCGCAGCAGCAGGTCCAGGTTCTCCTGCTCCCACGCCAGCGCACGCGTGTAGTCATGGAAGCGCTTCTCGTGCTCCATGAGCTCGGGCGGATGGATGCACCGCCGCCCGTCATCGCCCTTCCGGGTCCGGTAGATGTGGTGGAGCATCTCGTGGAAGACAATCCACTCCACGAAGTAGCGGGGCACCACCGGCTGGTCCAACGCGGGGTGGATGCGGATGACCTTCGAGTCCGCCGAGTACGAGCCCATCTTGATGCTCTTGCGAGGCCCCTTCACCCGGGGCGCCGGGCCATAGGTGATGGCCGCGTCGATGCGCCGGTGGCTGAAGTACCGCTCGTTGAGCCGGTCGAAGATGCGCTCGAGGTCGTGGTGCTGGCCCTCCGGCTCCAACCGGATGCGCTTGCGCATCTGGGCGGGGGACAGCCGCCGGATGTACATGCGGTTGCGCTCGATGTAGCGGTCCAACAGCGCACTCGCCTCCGGGTCCCCCTTGCGCACGAAGCTGGCCAGCGCCTGCACCACGTCATCCGGAGCGGCCAGGAACATGTGGTGCAACCGCAACCGCCACAACGCCCGCTGACGTTGAAAGGTCAGCATCGTGTGCGTGTTGTCGTGAACCTCCACCGCCACCTTCCCGCGCAAGCGCGTGCGGAGGCGGCGTTCGAGCACGCGTCTCCAGACCTTCAACAGCCGGTTCGGCTCCGGTGCGACAGGCTGCTGCCGCACTACCCGTCCGGCCGTGTAACTCCTCTTCGTCACGATGTTTTTCTGCTTCTTGAGGCGCGCCATGGAGCGCCGGATTCTACGGCCCCCTCTGACATGCGCAATGCGCGCCCCGAGCGGAAAATCTAGGAAATCCAACGACTTAAGTGCACTCAAGCCCACCCGGTCCCACTTGTCCGCCCCGGGGGGAGCCGCGCCCATATGGGCAAGTGCCCGTCCAGACTAGCGCCGCCCTTTGCATGGCACGGAGAGCACGAGCGGACCCGGACTCACCTGCTTGATGAGGTAGGGTTTCGTCCCCTGAGGTGCGCGGCGTCCGGGGCAGTCATATTCGACCCGGAGGGGGCCTGGAGGCAGGGTGATGAGCCTGTTGACAGGCAGACGCTCGCCCCCCTCCCGTTTGAGCACCGTCTTGGGTGGCGCCTCGAAGCGCACCTCCACCAGAGCGGGAGCTTGAGGAGGGACGCTCGGGTCCCCCTCCACCGGGGTGGCGGACGTGGGGGTCGTCACCGCCGTCGCGTCGGTTCCCGTGGGAGCCGGTATCACCGTATTCGCCGGAACGGCCGCGGTGGGAGTCGAGGGCGCCTCGGGTGCCACGGCGACGGGCGCGGCCAGCGGCTGGGGCGCCGGGCTCGGGGCGGACGGGACGGCGCGGGCGGGCGGAGGCACCGGCGACTTCTTCTCCGAGAGGACCTTCCGGGAGAGGTCCGGGGCCGGCAAGGGCTTGGGCATCCCCACCGACGGCCGAGTGGCCCAGAGCACCATCGCGGCCAACACGAGCACCACGGTTCCCACGACGACGGCCAGCAGCACCCAGCGCGAGCGGGAGCGCTGGGGCGTCTCGTACGTGTCGGGGTCCGAGTACCCCATGGTGGACTCATCGTCCTCTTCGTCGTCGAGCGTGTTGGTCGGCTCGGTGCGGTGTGCCGACATCCGGGCGTCCGTGGTGAACGCGTCGTCATCGTCTCCCAACACCGGAGCGCGGGACGCGGGGAGCAGCGGGCGCGAAGCCCGGCGAGGCCCCGCCACCGTGGGAGGCGTGACGGAGATAGAGGCCTCGACGTCCACGGACGAAATCTTCCGCATGGGCGTGGTCAACGACACCGACTCGGACGGCTCGTCGTCCTCGGAGGGCATGCGCCGCATGGGCGTGGTGAGCGACACCGAAGCCTCGACATCCACGGACGAAATCTTCCGCATGGGCGTGGTGAGCGACACCGACTCGGACAGCTCGTCGTCCTCGGAGGGCATGCGCCGCATGGGGACAGTCATCGACGCGGCCGCCTCCATCTCCGCGCGGGAGGGCCGCCGGATGGGCATCGTCATCTCGCCCACATCGTCTCCCGTGTCCTGCGGCCAGGGATGCGACGCACCTCTCGCCGGCTCCGAGGGAGCTGACGGCGACGCGTTCCGCCGGGCGCGAGGGTCGCCTGGGGCGGGGGTCCGCGAAGCCAGCGCATCCGCCTGGCCCGAGGCGCGCGCTGACGGGAGCGACTCCACGGGGGACATTCCCGTGCGCCTCGGAGGCGTGGTGAGCGGCTCCGCGCGAGACGACAGCTCCGAGCTCGTGTTCCGCCTGGGCGGCGTCGTGAGGGACTCCGCGCGGGGCGACACCTCCGAGCTCGTGTTTCGCCTCGGGGGCGTGGTGAGCGGCTCCGCGCGAGACGACAGCTCCGAGCTCGTGTTTCGCCTCGGCGGCGGGGAGCTGGACTCGGACGCGTTGGCGGCGCGCGGGGACGAGGAGAGCTCGGCGTGTGTGCTGGAGCGCCGAGGCTGCGACGCGGGCGGGGCGGGAGTCCGGCCCCGGCCGCGCTGAGGGAGGGTCGACTCGCCATCCCCCGCGTCCTCGTCATCCGGGTCGAGCGTCTCCGAAAGAGCGCCGTGCCCGGTGGGCGACGTCCGAACGGCGGTGGACATCTCCGAGTCCGCGTCGTCGTCATCCTTCGCGCGGGAAGGCAGCTCGCGCGGGCGCGCCATCTGCGTCGCGGGCTCGGGCTCGTCCGTGTAGCTGACCGCGGGCATCGCCTCCGCCGAAGCCCTGCGCGGAATGGGCCGCGCGGTGAGCCCAGGCGAGGGCGTCGCGCCACCGGAGGAGGACTCCAGCGTGGGCGCCGTCACATCCAGCGCGGCGGGCCGAGCGGCTTCCGTTGTCCGGTTCGCCGTCATCGGCACGGTGGCGTGCGTGCGCCCCACGGGCTTGGACACGGGGATGTGGAGGACGGTGCGCTCCTCCTCCTCACCCAGCAGCCGCGCGATGTACTCGGCCACGTCCAGGCTCTGCCGCAGCGCGCCTGACTCGAGGAACGCCTCCAGGTCCGCGGCGACCACGGCGGCGCGCGGATACCGCTGGGTGCGGTCCTTCGTCAGGCACTTCATGATGATGCGGGAGAGTTCCTCCGGATAATCCGGACGCAGCAGGTGCGGCGGCGTCGGGTCCTCGTAGCGGATGGCGTAGAGGATGCCCTCCGTCGTCGGCTTGGCGAAGGGCTGCTTGCCGGTGGTGATTTCGTACAGCATGGTGCCCAGCGCGAAGATGTCCGCGCGGTGGTCCAGCCGCTCCTGCGACACCTGCTCTGGCGCCAGGTAGAGGAACTTGCCCTTGATGACGCCCGGCTTGCTGCGCTCCATGAACGCGCCGGCCTTGGCGATGCCGAAGTCGACCAGCTTGACGCGCCCGTCAAAGCCAATCATCACGTTCTGCGGGCTGACGTCCCGGTGGATCAACTCCAGCGGCCGCCCATCCACGCCGCGGCTCTGATGTGCGTACTCCAGCCCCAACGCCACCTGGCCACAGATGCGCGCCGCCACGCCACAGGGCACCGTCGCGCCGAACTTCGCCTCCTCCGCCACCACGCGGCGCAGGTCCGCACCCGCCACGTACTCCATGGCGATGAAGATGTTGTCGCCCTCCTTCCCCAGCTCATGCACCTGCACGATGTTGGGGTGATGGAGCTGCGCGGCGATGCGCGCTTCGTCCAGGAACATCTGGACGAACTCCGGCTCCTCCGACAGGTACGGGAGGATCCGCTTGAGCACCACCAGCTCCGGATCCGGAGGCCGCTGCGACAGGAACAGCTCCGCCATGCCCCCCACGGCGAGCCGCTTGATCAGCAGGTATTTTCCGAACGGGACGGCCGTCTGGGGCGAGTTCACGGAGCAAACACGACGTCTGACAGGGTGGGACAGGTTGGACTTTTCCTGAGCTTACCCACAATCAGCGGGTAGTGGGAGCAGGGGGCCCACATCGACGGGTAGCGGACACCGCTCCGGAGGAAACGTCCCAAAAAACGAAGCCGCCCCTCCCGGTACGGGCGAGGGGCGGCGACTCAGCGGAACATCCTCATGGGATGTCCCCTGGAATCACGGTGCGGTCGACAGGTCCGTGTCGCAGTCCATCGGGTGCAGGACGTAGGTGTACTTGTTGGTCGTGCCGGGGACCACGCCATCCGCGTAGGCATTGCAGCGGGTGGTGGTGCCACCGTCCGGCAGGGGCGTCGTGCCCGCGTCAGAGCATTGCACGTTCGTGAAGGTCTCCCAAACGCCGCGGATGCCCTTGGGGAACGTCACGGTGCCGCCGTCGTCCACCGTCTCCATGATCTTGCAGTTGGGCGCCTTGTACGTCTTGGAGGTCGAGACCAGGATGCCGCCGGTGACCTCGATGCCCAGATAGGTGGTGTTCGCCGGGTTGTCCGGCTGGGACTTCATGGAGGGCGGACGGACGTTGGTGACCGTCAGCGGACCCGGGATGTGGATGCGCGCGCCGCCAAGCTCGGGGCTGGGCGTGGCCGCACCCAGCTCGGCGTTGCCGAAGCCCGCCGCCACCTCGTTGTCGGCGATGACCTGGCCCGAACCCTTCTTCGAGATGATCATGTCGCCCGTGCTGACGCCCGTCACGTTGAGCAGGTAGGTGCTCTTGAGCACCGGGCGGTAGGCCTCACGCAGCTCCGGCGCGCCGTCGCGGCCGTTGCTGTTGAACTTGCGGAACCAGCCCTTGATGCGCAGGACGTCGCCCACCGCCGGGACGAAGTCCGTCGCGGTCGCCGACTCCTTGTCCTTGTAGAACTTGTCGACGTAGATGCCTTCCTTCGGGAAGCACGGATCGACGACCCAGAAGCGGGCGATGTAGTCACCCTGGGCACCCTGGTCGAAGTCCTTCACCGCCGTCACGACCAGGTTGTCCATGTCGACGACCTGGCCACGCTGGCCATCCTTCTTCAGATTGCCGATGGGGCCCATGCCGTTCACCGGCGCGGGACACTCACGGCTTCCCGCGTCGGAACCGGCGTCCGAGCCCGCGTCCTGATTGCAGGCACCTGAACATCCCGCGTCAGGGGTGGGCTCGTTGTCGCCATCGTCACGACCAGAGCAGCCCGCCACGGAAGCCATCACAGCCGTGGCGACCAGCGCCGCCGCGCCAAGCGTCTTGCGCAGTTGCATCTCTCGTATCTCCATTCTTGTCGCGGCGTCGGAGGGGGTTGATGTCGACGCCAGTCGGTCCGAGGATGACGGCCTTATACCGGTGGCTGGATGCGCCCGGCAAGGAACCCTCTCCCGCGGCGGTCACATGTCTGTGAATTCGAGGAACCCATGAGCACCCAGCCATCATTTCTACAGGGTCTGCGACCGACACTGCATATCTCGCATCGAGGGGGCGCGGCGCTGGCACCAGAGAACACGATGGAGGCCTTCCGCCAGGCGGTGGACACCTTCCAGACAGACATGTTGGAGCTGGATGTTCACGTGACGCAGGACGGCGAAGTCGTCGTGGCTCACGATGACACACTCGAGCGCTGCACGAATGGCACAGGTTCGCTGGCGCGATACACGCTCGACGCACTGCAAAAGCTGGACGCTGGGTATGGATTCACACCGGACGGCGGACACACCTTTCCGTTCCGGGGCCGGGGCGTGCGAATCCCCACGCTGCGTGAGGTGTTGCGCGCCTTTCCGTCGCTGCGGCTCAACGTGGAGCTCAAGCCGGACGTGCCCGGCCAGGAGGATGTCCTCGCCCGCCTGCTGGAGCGCGAAGGCGCGGTGGAGCGTGTCTGTCTGGGCAGTGAGTTGGACGCGGTGGGCGAAAGGCTCGTCGCGCGGCTGCCTCGCGCGTGCCACTTCTATCCGCGCGACGCGCTCGCAAGCTTCGTCATCACCTTGCGCAATG from Myxococcus stipitatus carries:
- a CDS encoding serine/threonine-protein kinase, translated to MNSPQTAVPFGKYLLIKRLAVGGMAELFLSQRPPDPELVVLKRILPYLSEEPEFVQMFLDEARIAAQLHHPNIVQVHELGKEGDNIFIAMEYVAGADLRRVVAEEAKFGATVPCGVAARICGQVALGLEYAHQSRGVDGRPLELIHRDVSPQNVMIGFDGRVKLVDFGIAKAGAFMERSKPGVIKGKFLYLAPEQVSQERLDHRADIFALGTMLYEITTGKQPFAKPTTEGILYAIRYEDPTPPHLLRPDYPEELSRIIMKCLTKDRTQRYPRAAVVAADLEAFLESGALRQSLDVAEYIARLLGEEEERTVLHIPVSKPVGRTHATVPMTANRTTEAARPAALDVTAPTLESSSGGATPSPGLTARPIPRRASAEAMPAVSYTDEPEPATQMARPRELPSRAKDDDDADSEMSTAVRTSPTGHGALSETLDPDDEDAGDGESTLPQRGRGRTPAPPASQPRRSSTHAELSSSPRAANASESSSPPPRRNTSSELSSRAEPLTTPPRRNTSSEVSPRAESLTTPPRRNTSSELSSRAEPLTTPPRRTGMSPVESLPSARASGQADALASRTPAPGDPRARRNASPSAPSEPARGASHPWPQDTGDDVGEMTMPIRRPSRAEMEAAASMTVPMRRMPSEDDELSESVSLTTPMRKISSVDVEASVSLTTPMRRMPSEDDEPSESVSLTTPMRKISSVDVEASISVTPPTVAGPRRASRPLLPASRAPVLGDDDDAFTTDARMSAHRTEPTNTLDDEEDDESTMGYSDPDTYETPQRSRSRWVLLAVVVGTVVLVLAAMVLWATRPSVGMPKPLPAPDLSRKVLSEKKSPVPPPARAVPSAPSPAPQPLAAPVAVAPEAPSTPTAAVPANTVIPAPTGTDATAVTTPTSATPVEGDPSVPPQAPALVEVRFEAPPKTVLKREGGERLPVNRLITLPPGPLRVEYDCPGRRAPQGTKPYLIKQVSPGPLVLSVPCKGRR
- a CDS encoding glycerophosphodiester phosphodiesterase, with protein sequence MSTQPSFLQGLRPTLHISHRGGAALAPENTMEAFRQAVDTFQTDMLELDVHVTQDGEVVVAHDDTLERCTNGTGSLARYTLDALQKLDAGYGFTPDGGHTFPFRGRGVRIPTLREVLRAFPSLRLNVELKPDVPGQEDVLARLLEREGAVERVCLGSELDAVGERLVARLPRACHFYPRDALASFVITLRNGESPPEDPRFTVLDMPLYFGDVRLVDAQFLRECAMRGKWVNVWTVDDPGEMQQLIEEGVGGIMTDRPDLLRQRMDATAKPG